tgGTATGCTCTCATCGCCTTTACAAGAATGatcaaaaagttcaaaaaagtactaaaattcaaacaaaatgaaTGGCTTTGGATATTCTACACAGCCgatttgtaaattatttagtgAAAACATAACGAGGCTCCGGTGGTCAAGCAGGTGGTCATCCAAGTAGTCACATTTTGCCAATGCTGGTGTAGAATTAGGCAAGTATAAAAGAAATAGAACAAGGTTTCAGCTTGTGGTTTACAAAAGCTGCATCGGTTGTTTCCATTTAAAGAACCCTAGTGAAGACGTGCGATACTGCCAACTGGCCGCAGCTTTAATTTTGCTTGCAATGATTTCaagtttgttttagttttcagCTACTGTATATAGTTACTGTACGTCGTCTTACTGactttttttcaactttttgcagCTGTGTGTTGATTTATCCTGTCCACTTCGCTTCATGTTTATAATGGATGGCTGCATGTTGTTTGCAGAGTGTTTAATAAGACTTTTGTGTACAGTGTGCGCGCTTGCACCAGAAGTtgataagtttttttattcagTTACTTGCTTGCCAAAGAAGTTGGTTACATGCTACATACAGTATTATAGTTACTCGTTCATTTAACTATTCttaaataacaatattcaCTGATATCGAATTAGTAACTGTATAAGCAACTAGGGTATTTGCAATTGGTAACAAACAAGTAGTTATGACTGTTATGTGACAGACGTTTTGAAGCAGTGGCGTCATCTTGCGAATGTAGTTTACTAGTTTTTGTAACCACAAACAACGCTGTTTCATAAACTTGCAGAGTCTATTTGTGAGCATTTGCTGGCAgtgtaacaaaaaatataagtcATATAAGAAATGGACGTTAAGCAGGTAATATGTCATAATTGTTCAATTGTTATAAATATCAAGCATTAAGaataatatataattttaaagcatttaaaccagtggttcccaacctttggtgtcggggccgaatttcaaacttcagagtacgtatggagccgcatgaaaacactcaagtaattagaACGAAagttttaaagcatgaaagcatgtaccaacgaatagcaacactaacaagaaaaataacacaaatcaatttaatgtccaacttgacTCCAACTCCaattgacaagtcaaaaaataatccccctaattattataaagagattttttatattttttgaggGATTTTCATGGGTCAATGGGAGCCGCAAGAAGGCTAGCTtggagccgcggttgggaatcaCTGATTTAAACAGTTCTATGGCCTTTGTCAAGGTTATcactaaaaattgtttttcaaattctGAATTATTAGCGTCTTTTTCTCAGAAAATGTCCGTTTCTCCTACAAGTCTTGAAGCAATCATAATAATAATGAATAATCATAAACTATCCAGGAAAGTCATTTTACGTCCGGATTATGCCGATCATACTGTAATATTCAAACCACAACATCGAAAGAAGAATAGAAAACTAATTCTACACCAGGTGGGCGTGTGTGCATGTTTCTAGGTTTATAATCTATTTATTTCTAAGTGAAGATTTGGAAGGAATTTATCAATAGCTaagcttttatttgtttgagaAGATTTAAAAGTATTGAGTGGCCAATGCTTAACAATGAATAGATGGTTAATAAAATCTAATAAGAAAATACTTTTGCTCGCAACTGGATAAAAAGCACTTAAACTAATCAGTATATTCGCGTAGTTATACTGTGGAATTAACATCCTAATCTGGGTGACATCGTGTGGCAATGACGATTATGCAAGACCAGTACTCCAATTATAGCAAGCTGTAAGAATGTAGGCTACTGacatgttaaattttttgaggTCGTTTTCATGTCGCTGCTATTTAATAGCAGTATTTCAGCCTGAAAGTGTTGTAATTAAACCATGCATAAATTAAGGATTTTTAGGCAACTCGTGACCTAATATGCCTGCCATCttcattaaattttcttttacgaCATCTCAATGAGAAACGGATCGTGTAAGGTTTTCGATAATTACCGGCTTTGATGGCTTTGTACCGCTCCCACCAATCACATTACACCTGCCATTTTACATATTTAGCAACGTGAACTACGCCATGCTCCTTGTGCAAGATTAAACGCACTTTGTATTTGGTACAATCAAAAAACCCCGCCATTGAGTTTTAATTACGATAATCCTTAATTCCTTGATCAATGTGTGGGACGCAGAGAGTGAGTGTAGGTGCGTCAGGTTGAACAAGTGTTGCggtttttcaaaaatggtttACCCATAGTAAGTGATTTTTTACATTTCCAAAAGCGCATTATCATTGCTGGTACATATTTAACAGTAATTGAAATATCTTAGAGTAGATAATAATCAATAGGCGCAATGCTGACAGCTTAATGATATGCAAACACGGAACATTACCGGTCGCTAATCAAATGTTACACTCAAAATCATCAGAAAATGTAAGTGTAACGTGAGTGTATCATATAGGAGTGCGAaatgtatgacatatatttgCGTGTGGGTATATGCTAAGTTTTTCGCctaattattttgtaataattattGGCATGCTCTTCacatacaaaataataatttcttGATTCTCCAATTCCTATTCAAAATCCCTAATCAAATTCTGAGctcttattttatttgttgggTGGcgaatgcaaatagataacaAATGCGTCGCCAGGTGAAATATAAGCAAAAATAGTTTAGAATTCTATTGGAAATATCCTGCATGATATCACTTTTACGGAAAAAGTTATGTATTGATAAAGATATAAGAACCCATGTGACTTGTCATATCCATGTCATAAATATTGTAATTGTTCAACATCAAATTTCCTATTGTAACTGACCCAAAACCAGTCCGTGACACGCATAGTTCACAATTAAATGGCAGCTGCTATATGCGCGCAGCCAGGGCTGCATTAACGTACTGCCAAGTGTTGCAGTTGCCACATGATCCGCGCTTtcaaagctgaaaaagtttttcatgttACGGCGTTGATCTCCTTAGgtaagcttttttaaattttgggcagtcttttggaaaaatgtttgcaaacaaaCGTTTCAAAGAAGACAACGGTTGAATTAgtgtttattaattttttaaaacagtttaaattgctatgttcaaaaatgaacAATTTCGAAAGCCGCCGGAAAATTTGCCACGGGCCCCACAGTTGATTAATCCAGCCTTGCTCGTGGCCTATGTATAAGCTTTAAACCAGGAAATTGTGTGTCCACAACAGGTGTAAAGCTGTTTACCAGTTCCCTGCTGATGATGATTACTAACTCAATTCCTTATTTGAAATCTGTAATTGTTTTTACTTGAGAATAATTTAATGAGTAAGAAACTAAATGTAGCATGTAATCAGCAACTTCATTTGCAAATAAGTAGCCGAATAAGAACCAACATGGCAGGTAATCGAGTTCATGCTTTGAATATAAGTAATCAGGGACTCAGCAACCAGCTTAACGCCGGTGTGTTTATGCGCATTTCTATTTtcggaaaacaaaaaatctgaGTTGTTGAATCAAGAATGTGTGCTGCCGATTGTTTCGTTTAATCTTAAAATCCATCTTCAAAATTCTAACTATTTTCCTTCGTGCTGATAACTGATGATCTTAATGTTAATATAGGATGAAATGCAATAACATTCTCAACATAAACAAGTACTTTGGTATGGTTTGTACAAGCTTAATAGATTTCCACGTAAAGTTTATTTCTGTAAGCTTGTTGGAGTGAAGTTTATCAACGACATTAGAATGTATTCAAGTGGAAAAAAGCTTCAAATTTCCACAGATAAGAGAAAAGAAATTGTTGTTTATCACTGCATTTGAAAATCCGAACATCAACAGGTTATTTTTACAGAACAGTTTTATACAGTCGGTTCTTTAAACAAAGTGATCGATTGTGTCTATAAGCGTATAATGTGATTGCAAATCATTTattgaattgaaatgtttatcaaaacTAAGCGAAATTGAGTTATTTTATGTGAATTTAAATATACGCTTGCATATTTACTTGATCAAATCAAACTCCAACCATACCGTAAAATGCTAATTTTGCAATACATTACACTATGATACTATAACTATGCAGTACAGTAGATTAAGTTCCATTCAAAAATATACCTTTTACGACACTGTTACTGCTGACTTATTCTTAGATAACTGCAGCGTATTTCATAGCCGCATTTTAGCAATTAATAGCATATAAGAATCTGACAAGCCATCGAACTGATTGACGGTTGCATTTGCACAAGGCCAGTGTCGAATTTCAGAGCCCACGGTAGAAAGTGTGTTTTGTATTGTATCGCTCAGAATAGTGactttgttttaaatcaaaatggcCTGTTTACACTAAGAtgatattttttgaagttatGGAGTTGTTTATAAGCTACACAGTACACACATTGAATGTAATTGAATTTCTCCTTTTGTAATGTTAAAAAGAACACATGAAAAGTTTATCTACTTACCATAAACTAATTTTGATGCCGAATTccggaattttttttatcggTAATTGTAGCAAAGACATGCGTTGTGCCATTGACAAAACGGTGCTTTTCGTTATTTATAAGTAAGCGCCGGCAGAAAAAAAGGTTTCGAAACACAAATTTATGGTTATTTTTAGTTGTTAAAATTTCCACCAGCATTTTTGCCTCGATTTAGATTTACAGTTTAGCtcatttttacaattatatgGTTTACTTTAACGTATACAGCAATAGAGGTAATGAAAGACGGAAATTCTGTTCGGTTTtcttacaaaaattacaaactgcACTGCGTCGTGGAAAAATCAAAAGCATTTATCACAAGTTGCCTTCAGCGCATGTTCCAACTAATTTccttttttgtgtttgtgtcacgggattatttttatgcacccgtTTTATAGCCATCATATTGTTTGTCCGCACCACTCTTATATTTTGATTTAGTTAAATGTGTGGGTCAGCTCCTAGTTTTATTCGCGTTGTGTCTTTTGTATGCATGCTTGTCACGTTTTAGGTCTGCTCACGTGTTGctgtattttacttgtttatttgTACACGTGTTTTTATTCGATATtttgtgacgtctcacgtCGCGACCCCAAGGGCCTAATTGGTGTTTAGCGTCCCACGTTGATTCTCTCattgcgtggaatttgttttggtgtAATGTTGCGCTCGGCTGGGAAGTGCTGGAACAGGGTTGAGGGCAGCTACGTTTGGGTTTTATAGAAGTAGGATGGATGTTTTTATCGGAGAAAATGCTATTAAAAGTTAGTGATGCAAATGAGCTAATTGACTAGATGTCAAGCGGGAAGCTTCCTGGTTacgaaaaagttttgttacatTTGCTCTGAATGAAATtcacaaaacgttttttatgAGGTGATAAAGTAGGCGTAACCGCTCACAAGACTTCAAATGTAGCTTGAGAGAGAAACTGTTACAAGCTCTATCAAAACTATCCCCGTTAATCCTTTCAAGGAAACAATTTGCCCAGAAAATTaccgtttattttttgctttaacaAGCCATTTCGTATACTTAAAAGATGCCGCGCAGTAGCATACGTCAATGTCGAAACTTTAGCGTTAACTTTTCTAATAATTACAGCGGAACAAATGTACTGTACAACTATAAACTATTTACACTTACAGGAAGGGAAGCTTTCAGCGTGTCTTCTGCAAATATACCAAAACTGAATTTaccaaaattgaaatattgGTATAgcttatatattttatatttgaaaaacattttcactcctTCCTAAACGCTAAATTTAATTGATCGATattaacaaaagaaaaagaaatttttgtgaTGTACGAATACTATAACTTATATCCATTCAAACTACACAGATAGTCTATTTTACTTgactttaatttaatttttgcttgcCACACCAGCTCAGCTCTGCACGACacctttgttttgtttcaggtTTCACGACATCTAAACTTTTGTCGATAAAGCGTCACATCATGAATAAAAATGTCTAGAAGCTGGAGAAAGATTAAGGTTCGACCAACAGGCTGCTTTTATCATAAACAATGAAAGcaagaacaaagaaaaacggaTAAATAATTACTTCCACCCTTTCTTTATACCAAAATGAGGTTGAATATTTTGATAGAAAATTGAAGATTTCTTTGTGTATAATTGCGGCTTTTGTCAAGTTTAATGTCCCGGTATGGATGTCTATACTTGATGATGCGTAATTATAAAGCGAAATGGGCATCTTTGTCGTCATTTGAACGTGACTGCTATAATTCTACGGTAGCGCAAGTATGTTGGATTACACGTAACGCATATTTTCGCTGGAGCACGGAACGTTTTTAAAGTGACGCGGgtataaatttaactgcaCCTGCTAGAAAGATTTTATTCGTGAAGGAGGACACGAAGAGTGTACTCCTCCCTCGTGTCTTGAAGGTTTTTTTTAGTTAGACATGCTTCATGGCAAATTTTCAGAATTTATAAGAAAATATGGTTTAGtcaagtgaaattgctcaggTTGGGCATTTGTAGCCagtataaaatttgcaatttcCTTGATCTTGGCGTAAgttgtatacagtatataaacgTATTTGTATTCCATCCAGATTTCTTAGCTTGAGAAAAGCGATTTTTCAATTGAAATAAACGACGGAATCCTTTCGAAATGAACTACGTTTTgttagttttagtttttactTACAAATGGTTGACGATCACTATTGCACACGAAGCAACTCTGTAAGTTACCAActtgttataattataaatcaTTATTGCAAATAATTGCGTATCATTATTTTAATGGTTATATTACCGTTAAAATTGCTAAATCTatctttttaactttatattgttgctccaaaaaaatttcaatttgtttgatcataaaaaaTCCTTTCCTATTTTACATCAAGTCTCTTTTTACCATGCAGTTGTGTTAATCTCTGCCCACCATGCTTTCCGCAAAGGATGCGCCAAGAGTGTCCTCCACAACCAAATTGTCGTAATTTAGTAAAGGGTCCTGGATGCAGCTGTTGCATGGTTTGTGCATCGGAAGAAGGTGATAGGTAAGAAGTATATAGCTTTATAGTGTTATACTGAACATGTTTAATCTGCGCAAAATTGTCAAATTAATAGTGCAGAAAAAATGTATGAGCTTCTTGTCGTATTCAATATCAAGTTACTTAGGAATGTACAGATCTTTGCAATCACACGTATAGTGAGAGACATACAGTTTCTGTTGCATTAATTCCGTTTACATCAGCAAAACCAGTCTTAAGTCCAAATGGTATAAGCGTTCATACCAAATTGAAATACCTCACATTTACTTTAACTTGATTACACAAGTTTGGAATACTACGATTCCTTACATCCTGGGTGTTAATTGGTGTTGGTAAAGTTTGACAGAAACGTCATGTTAGTGAAATAGTGATGGTGATATTCTATTAATAACAAATTACACTTGTAGcctttacttattaaaattacatttatttttccCTTGAGTTCATGTTAAACGCATAGTATGCAGGCGCTTGGGATTCAAACTCTTCATGTGTAGTTGCAGTGTTTATTTCAAgacatttttcatatttttatatgAACTATCACAAGTTTTTATTGGgtcaaagttgttttaaactgCTATGTATAGCAACTGCGTTGTAACAACAGGTAATTTTTTGCCTCTTGTACCAATCAAGTGAAAAGTGGTGTCACAAATGTCGTACAAATAGGTTGCAAAagattattatttaaacaattttgcatAAATTACTTTGGTCTTAATGATAACAGATTATTTATTAACCATCACAATTCAGCTTTTTGCGAATATCTTATACctatataatgtatatatcTATAATGGCCTTTCTTAGGTTTACAATTAAATTAGAAATAATTATGTAAAAGATTTTGAGTGATGTCATGTTTTGTCTTTGTTCTTCGTTTAACTTTGAAGTTGTTTgccttttgttttgtttttttgggcGTCAATCAGCCCAAATTATCTAATTTGACGTGTTTTGCGTTTCCTggacattttgtaaaaattttaattaagcATTATACGTCAAACGGAGTTTAAATCATTAGTTAGCTTTTTGGTTTCTTTATTACATATTTTCCATGTCTGAACTTAAACGTGaactttgtttatatttgCAGGTGTGGCATAAACCTGCCCAAATGTGCCGAAGGCTTGCAATGCTTGGGGAAACACGGAAAGGCCTTACTTAGAGACTATTATAACAACAGAGGGACATGTCAAACGCAAGCAATTAGAGGTAAAAAGATTGCAATTTGATACTTGTTGTTTTACATTCTCTAATTAGCTTACCCAGTTCGATGCAGTTATCAAATACTTTCTAAAGCCATATATACAACAAAGCGGGGTGCTTTACAGTGTCCGGTAATCTTGCGGATAGAAAGCATGTAAGCTGACGAAGTAAATTACTGGATGTGAATGTGCAACGTCATTCGTACTTTGTAGAAACAAACTCCCAACTTGATGAGTTCAAAATATGCGGTTTAAGAAGTCATGTTTCATGTACAACCACTACGCCATTTGGCAAATAAGGAAATtcaattaatgtaaaaaaCTGGGTCAAAGATTACGCTCTAATTAAATAATTCTTCGTAGAAGCAATTAAACAGAAAACACAAGTACGTAAGTGTTAACCGCGAGATCATGTTCGCCTTATACGACTTGGATTATTTCCAGTCAAAAACCACCACTAATTTGCAAATCGAATTAAATGATTTCCACTTGAAGTTTCCGTGAAAAATCTTGCCCTTAATTAAACCGTATATAGATATTTTATTCGTGTTGCGGGAATGTAAATTGTCAGATATATTGCTTCTGCTTTCTCAAGTAGTAATTTTCCTATGCACCTGAAGCTGTCCAATTTTGGTTACTTATCGTTTTTCGATGAGGCCGTGGAACTTATCACGTCGTTAGCGTAGTAAGATGTCATCTTTTGTGAGAATGTCAGTAATACTGCATCTGCTTTCTCAAGTAGTAATTTTTCTACGGCACTTTTCTATGAAATGTCATCTATAAAATTAGATAAAGCAATTTTATCTGCAAATGCAACATTCGCAAAAAGAAATCTTTTGTCGCTAATTGCCGTGATAGCATGTAAAAGTCGCCAGAACAATGAGCAATAGCAAAGCAAAGCGCTCTCACACGGTCAGCTAAAATCCAATATACAGTGATGCTTAAAGAT
Above is a window of Clavelina lepadiformis chromosome 8, kaClaLepa1.1, whole genome shotgun sequence DNA encoding:
- the LOC143469833 gene encoding insulin-like growth factor-binding protein 5, with product MNYVLLVLVFTYKWLTITIAHEATLCVNLCPPCFPQRMRQECPPQPNCRNLVKGPGCSCCMVCASEEGDRCGINLPKCAEGLQCLGKHGKALLRDYYNNRGTCQTQAIRDRESTRTTGRRGSKKGRRVTRHPHHGLLYPLNFDGPCSRHYEKLMTSCGTLPVTVWLPNCDHHGYYERKQCLSSKGMLRGKCWCVNENGMALPGTPFTRRSFECGR